The region CTAATTGCTagcatttttttaaggaaagatacctttctcctctcctctgcagccTCCAGCTTTTTCTGGATCTCCTCAAGAGAGAGTTCTTTCTTCTTTGGAGAAGCTAAAGTTCGTGGTGCTTCTGAGACCGGAGATGGAGGCTTTAGGATCAGTTCAAAAGCCTGGCCTGAGGCACGTTTGTTGATTTGTTTCACTTCCATGTCTGCACAATAAAGTGAAAAATGGTAAGACCTTCAACACCTCAGTGATATCAaggagagaagcagcacagacATTAGTGTAGGATCAGAAGTACAGACAAAAGATTTAGCATCTTAGCCTTGGGCATTTCAAATGCAATGGCAGATTATAGGCTGAAAACTGTTCTCAGGAGAAGTACATTCCATTTTATCTATAATAGCTTAATTATACCTTAATCTCATAAAGATAAAAATTTACAGCAGTTTTGGAAGTTTATTTGGGTTCTGTGTCACTTCAGATCCCCTGCAAGCAGTGCTCAAGCCGATTAATTTTTTAAGTATGCTTTCATCTTTTCTTGGTTTCCTTGGGAATCATGTCAGCTGTAAAGAGCCATAATTCTCAAATGGGTAGTAGGAAAAGTACAGCTCAGTATGAGAGGGCTAGATTTAAGAGTTAGTTGCTATTAGAAATCATATCCAGCATCATGGGCAACACACAATCAGTAGAAAGTAATAAACAAACCCAGCAAATAGATTGTTAAATCAGCAAGATACCCACTGAGTAACGCTATATGGACGGGGATGTTGAACTGAGTCATTTCCCAGCACTAGCACATTATCTGGCCTGCCAGATGAGTTCCAGTGAAAGTCACTCACCATCGTATTTATAGATGTTCATGTTGCGAGGTTCTGGGTAAAAACAGGAGCAGATCAGAGACAGCATGGACAGCTCCTTCATCTTTTCCTTGTAAGCTGAAATGAGAGATCTTGTTAACATGTTTCACTTTCTCAGCTTCTCCTTAGTGAATCTCTAGCTGAGGTGACTGGCTGGGGACCAGCAAATCTGCTCTATCACCCACCTGGCAGATTTCTCTAGAATATTTGCTTTCAAGTATTTCTTCTGAACATTAAGCCTTTATCAAATCAGACATGTGATGCTCAGTACTGCAGAGACTGCTTCTGATGTCCTACATGACTTCAGCCTTAGCTGTAACGCAGATAGTTCTCTCTGGTTTATAGAAAGTGAATCTGGCTACCAGGAAATGTATTTAGCATTGGAAGAATGCCATGACTCCACTCTCTCCTGGCAGGTGGAGAGCCATGAAGCTCTTACAAATTCTCTGACGTATCCAAATGCAATTGAGAACAGCTCTGAAATGCTGCCCATGTGTTGCCATAGGCAGTTGCTAAAGACATTATCTGttacaaatgaaaatgtcatccagataattaaaaataaaacaaaaaatgaggaTACATGTATCAAATCCTTTGCCTAATGTCCTTAATATGCATAACTACTGGAAACAAAGCTTTTCCTTCCTCGCTTACTGGCCAAAATATGGTGCTTCCATACTCAAGATCTAGTGTATATCAGCTGATGCAATAAATACCCTTTTAATTTACCTTTATGATGCTACCTTTACTGACTTTGTAATGCCTACAGGCCCCAGCCATGGACTGAGGAGGAGCTGGTCTAGAAATGGTAATACCAATACCTAGCATTATACAATGTTCTGCATTCACCCTTTTTAATTGCTATCATCCCAGCTTGTAAGTAGGAAAATAGTCTTGTGTCTGGCAAGTCAATgactgagcccagcctagaggcagCTCTCCTGGGGCAATACCCTAGCCACTGCCCACACTGCATACAGTATCTATATTGAGGGGAGGGTTTCTTCAAAATTCATCTTGGCACACACAGATCTCTGCTACTATCAAAATCATATCTACAGAGGTAGACACTCATTTGCTGCCAGCATGTGGAAAGCATGTCTTAAAATACAACTGTGGCTGAAAGTATTGTACGTAACAGAGTAGACCAAACTAATCCTTACATTACTAAAGGAAAATAGGACAGCCCTTTGATCTTCAAATTGTGGATACATATGAAATTGTCATTCAGTTTTTCCCATGGATGCTCTTGTGCTTTTTGAATTTGATTTTCCTACTCAGAAAGCCCTCTGAGGTTGATGAGGGCTTGAGAGCCTTTGGGTGCTGCTCAGTATGGTGGTATTTGAATGATCCATCAGTTCAGGAATTGATTCATAGCTGCCAGTGGATGATTAATTAACTTAATTAAGCTTTGCATAGGGGCCTCTAATCATGGACACTAAATAACCCACCTAAAGGACATACAACTTTTCAGAAACCATTGGTGAAAGCCAGCATCTTGGGTCAAGGGCATACTGAAGATTTTGCCTTCTGTGAACTGAGAAAACTGTCAAACAAGTTTGGATTTGACCAGTTATTTGGTTTGAAACATAACTACCAACTAGCAAGGAACAACTCAAAAATCCTCTGAAGAGATTCAGAGTCCAACTGATGTCTGTTAATAGTCAAAACACAATGATATGTTCATTCAGGCCTCCATCCAACAAAGCATTTAACTGCATGCATAATTCTAAGCACACAGGTGCGGTTGTCCAGCCTGTCCTTTGAGAAGGGCTTGCCCAGGCGGCTGCCCACACTACCAAAATTGCATCCTTTTTagcagggaggttgtggagtggGTACACATGAGACCTCATGTGCTGCCTGGAAGGCTGCTAAACATACAGAAAATGGACGCTGGGTTGCGTGTTAAAGACATGGCCACTGGTGACACAAGCTGAAAGCTAAACCTTCTTGTAAAAGGTCGCTGAATCACTGCTATAACATACACCTTGAAACATCTTTGTAGAAAGAGGCATGCAAAGTAGTGTCCTAGGAACCCTGCCTCTTTGGGGCCTTCTTACTATTTTACATTTTGCTTGACATTGAATATGTCTTGTTTTCTAACAGCATTTAACACAATTAGAAGAAGATGTTTGCTCTCCCAGCTTGCCATCTCAAAGCATGGCTGGAGAAAGATAAGAACGTGCTCAGCTCTCTTTCCTTTCAGTACAATAGCTGCACTGAAAGTACGCTGGCGAAATCATTGTCCTATTTCATTCTGGACGCTGACAGAATCAGGATGAATTTCCATGCTTTACAAgcatcacattttcttttctcctggtATTGATTTAGTCTCCATTTGCCCTAGAAAGTCCTTCAAGCATAGTTGAAACTTGGTTTGAATACTCACAGAAAGTTCTGGAGGCTGCCACAACCCTGGGAACCAAACAACATGCTGTGTTGACAAGTACTGTTTTACCTGTTGGAGACTTAAGGGCTGAGGGCCTCAAAGGAACTGAAAGGCTACACACCTCCCCAGGCGTCCAGCATCAGCATTGTGATAACTTGTCCCCCTTGACCAGACACAAAGCCAGTTTATTTGGCAGCATGGAGTAGCAGGAGCTCTGCTTTGCTCAGCTATCCATTCCTTAAACTGCcatacattaggaaaaaaaaataaatcagtaatgtCTGCCCAGTTAGTGGTCTGATTAGAGTGGCTGGCCCATGTCACACAGCTTGAGCAGGGAGATAACCATGC is a window of Athene noctua chromosome 2, bAthNoc1.hap1.1, whole genome shotgun sequence DNA encoding:
- the STMN2 gene encoding stathmin-2 translates to MAKTAMAYKEKMKELSMLSLICSCFYPEPRNMNIYKYDDMEVKQINKRASGQAFELILKPPSPVSEAPRTLASPKKKELSLEEIQKKLEAAEERRKSQEAQVLKHLAEKREHEREVLQKALEENNNFSKMAEEKLILKMEQIKENREANLAALIERLQEKERHAAEVRRNKELQVELSG